One genomic segment of Brevibacillus laterosporus LMG 15441 includes these proteins:
- a CDS encoding aspartate aminotransferase family protein, with protein MTDWLQKDETYLMSTYKRLTIAIEKGEGNYLLDTEGKAYLDLFTGLAVSVLGHSHPKIVEALVEQGEKFLHISNIFLNKPAITLAEQLVTHTIPGKVFFSNSGAEATEAAIKLVHKWAKMTGRENAGIVVLKNSFHGRTLGAVKLTRQAHVYQDYPLPAFPVYEVAPGDIEGLQEIITTYSPVCLLMEPVLGSGGVIPLSESFLQTAFALCKEHDVLFAMDEIQTGMGRTGKLFAYQHTTVEPDLILFAKGVGGGLPLGGVIAGEKLANLFKPGDHGTTFAPSPLSAALGNAVMEALLVDGLLEEGKKQAEYLWARIAHLVDEYPQLLSDIRGKGMMLGIQTKLAPEEVSHIQQGMLEAGFLIDVTQKTIIRLLPPLTLTSEEIDRFMVCFRDVLEQAARVKGEVM; from the coding sequence ATGACGGATTGGCTACAAAAAGATGAAACCTATTTGATGTCCACCTACAAACGATTGACGATTGCAATTGAAAAGGGAGAGGGCAATTATTTACTTGATACAGAGGGAAAAGCTTATCTTGATTTGTTTACTGGTCTGGCTGTCTCTGTTCTGGGCCACTCTCATCCCAAAATTGTAGAAGCTCTTGTAGAACAGGGAGAGAAATTCTTGCACATCTCCAACATTTTTTTGAACAAGCCAGCCATCACATTGGCAGAGCAGTTAGTTACGCATACGATTCCGGGAAAAGTTTTTTTTAGTAACTCAGGAGCTGAAGCAACAGAAGCCGCGATCAAGCTTGTGCATAAATGGGCCAAAATGACCGGAAGAGAGAATGCTGGGATTGTTGTGCTAAAAAATAGCTTCCACGGTAGGACGCTTGGAGCTGTCAAGCTTACAAGACAAGCTCATGTTTATCAGGATTACCCGTTGCCGGCATTTCCTGTTTATGAGGTAGCTCCTGGTGATATAGAAGGATTGCAAGAGATTATTACGACGTACTCACCTGTTTGCTTATTAATGGAGCCAGTTCTCGGATCGGGTGGAGTTATTCCGCTTTCGGAGAGCTTTTTGCAAACAGCTTTTGCTCTGTGTAAAGAACATGACGTGCTATTTGCTATGGATGAAATTCAAACAGGTATGGGGCGAACTGGTAAACTGTTTGCTTACCAGCATACGACTGTGGAACCTGATCTTATCTTATTTGCCAAAGGTGTCGGCGGTGGATTACCGCTAGGTGGGGTGATCGCTGGAGAAAAACTGGCGAATCTTTTCAAACCGGGGGACCATGGGACAACATTTGCCCCCTCCCCTTTAAGTGCAGCGTTGGGCAATGCGGTTATGGAAGCTCTGCTGGTAGATGGATTGCTTGAAGAGGGGAAAAAGCAAGCAGAGTATTTATGGGCTCGTATAGCTCATTTAGTTGATGAATATCCACAGCTTCTATCTGATATTCGAGGCAAAGGCATGATGCTCGGCATTCAGACGAAGCTAGCTCCAGAAGAGGTTAGCCATATCCAACAAGGGATGCTAGAGGCCGGCTTTTTAATTGATGTTACGCAGAAAACGATTATTCGACTATTGCCTCCGCTCACCCTAACCAGTGAGGAGATCGACCGCTTTATGGTGTGTTTCCGCGACGTGTTAGAGCAGGCGGCCCGCGTGAAGGGA